In Beggiatoa leptomitoformis, the genomic window GGTGTGAAAAGACGCACCTAACGTATCCTACTTGTAATTCGACCTACTGCTAGAACATGATAACCATTAAGAATCTCAATGTATTCTCCTTCTTTTAACCACTCTGCTGGAACAGAATTAATCAATTTACCAGTAGCACTCCCAAGTAAAATATTGGGATCGAAATTAATTTCTTCCCACTGAACATCTCTTAGACATTGCAAAAAATCTTCAATGTGTTTTTGCCAGCGTATATTTGTACGCATACCTTCATATGGTGGGCCTCTATAACCACCTAGAGAATGAGGTATCCAAATAAAGTCAGCTTGAAATATTTTATTCATCCTGCAAATCCAAATGGTTGAAACTCTGGGTTTGTATCTTCAAGGATATTGCCAAACGCATCGTAATCTAAGCGTTGCGCGATTGTGCCTATTTGCACATCAACAATTAAACGCGGACTGCCTAAGTGGTCAGAAATGACGCGGTAAGTATAGTAAACGCACTATAAAACGATACGGAGGATTAGCAGTCCTGTGAGGACTGCTAATCCTAAATTTAAATCACTTTATGGTACGTTTGCTATAGTTGCTAGCACTTTACGACGGAAGTCTAGTGAAGAGGTCATTTTTTATCCTCTTTTTATAATACGTTTACTATAACGCCTTGAAATATAGCAACAGTACTATAAAAAGATTAAATAGAATTCAGTAAAAAGAGCTCATCAATAGAACAATGTTGTTGTTTACGGAGAGTCTTAGCTTGAGCCCATTTATGCTCAATAGGATTTAAATCAGGCGAATAAGGCGGTAAATATTCCAAGAGATGCCCAGCGTCTAAAATAGCCTGCTGAATGTCACTACGTTTATGAAAAGTGGCGTTATCCATCACAATCACAGAATTCTGAGGGAGTTTGGGAAGTAAGTCTTGGGTTATCCAAGCGAAAAAGACATCGGAATTAATCGTGCCAGAAACTAAAGAGACCGTTAATAAACAAAAATTGAGCAAAGCCCCGATGACATTGGTACGTCCCTTTGCATTCCAGTCTTGCGTGCCAAAGCAACGTTTGCCGATAGGTGCATAACCAAAACGGCGTGGCATATCATGGGCAAAACCACTTTCATCGATGAAAACAATTTGCCTATTAGATTGTTTATAACGGTTCATTTTATCTTGAAAGACTTGCCGTGCTTCGGGGTTGGCTTTGGGGTGTTTGAGGGTTTTTTTTACGGCTAATCCCTAGACGTTTTAACGCATGGCGAATCCCGCCTTCCGTAATCCCAAAACGGGCTGCGCGTTCATAATGGTAAGCATCGGGATATAACGCCACATCTTGTCTTAAGGCTTCCATATCTATTTTAGTTGGTCTGTTACGTGTCCCTTTGGCTTCCAATACTTTGCTCCACCTGACGACGCTTGCGATGGCTATTTGAAAGCGTTTCGCTACCGCTGCTAGGGTGAGATTTTCTTCTTGTTTCACTTTATAATACTTTTTTACGGAAATCTATTGAATAGGTCATTTCTTATTCTCTTTTTAAAATACGGTTACTATAGTAAATTATGCTATGAAAATATATGATTAAGCGTCATGTACCCTACGCAAAAAAACCTGACAGGTTTTTAAAACTTGTCAGGTCTCTGTTTTATTTACAGCATTTATTTGTAAAATTTTGCCGCATTTAGGTTGGTTTAGTTACTGCTTGCTTTACTTAAACTGGGTACGGATTTTTGCATGAGGTAGGCAACTAAGCGGTCAGCGGGAACGTAACCCGGCAGAAGCTCGCCATCGGAGAGAACAAGGGCAGGTGTGCCATTAACGCCGAGTTGTTGTCCAAGTTCATATTCTTTGGCAATGGGGTTGTCGCATTGTGCGGGTTTTACGGATTGTTGGTTTTTGGCAGCAGTCAGGGCTGCATTTTTGTCGTCAGCACACCAAACACTGACCATGGTTTGATACGTTTCTGAGCCAACGCCTGCGCGGGGGAATGCTAAATAACGTACTTTGATACCTAGTTCGTTAAGTTTGGGAACTTCTTGATGTAATTTTCTGCAATAGCCGCAATCTACATCGGTAAATACGTTGATGGTAAAGAGGGTTTTACCTTTAGGGGTAAAGATAATCATGTCTTTTTCATCAAGGCTGTTAATAGCTGTTGCACGTAGGTTGTTGCGTTTTTGTTCAGTGAGATTTGTGCCTGTTTTTGTATCACGAATATCGCCGACAATGACGTGACCACCGTCTTCACTGATATAAATAACTTCTGAGCCGACCGTAACTTCATACATATTTTTTATGGGGGCGGGTGCAAGTTTAACTTGGTCTAGTTTTTCTGCGCCGATAAGGCGTTTGAGTGCTTCACGCAAAACAGGTGGTATGGTCGCGTCTGTTTTTTTCTCTGCGTGTTGTTCAAGGGGGGCGGCAGGTGTTGCGGGGGTTACAACAGGGTCTTGCATGGGTTGGATGGCAATGGGTTCAGCCGTTGTGCTGGTGCTTGGAGTTGCTAATTCACTGGTTGCCCAACTATTGGCAGAAAGTGCAAGGAGTGCCAATATAAAACGAATACGCATAACGATAGACCTCAATAGTTTTAATCACGAAAGTTGGTAAATTGTAAGGGTTGTTCTAAATTTTGACTTTTCAGAAGGCTGATGGCTTCTTGTAAATCATCTCTTTTTTTGCCTGTCACACGAACCTCGTCGCCTTGTATAGCAGCTTGTACCTTGATTTTTTTATCTTTAATCAGTTTAACTATTTTTTTTGCTAGTTCGCTAGGAATACCTTGTTTAATAAGCCATGTCTGACGAGCGCGACGATTTTGTATTTCTGCCTCTTTTGGGTCTAACGCGGCCAGATCAATCCCACGTTTCGCAAGTTTAATGTGTAAGATGTCGGCTATTTGTTGAAGTTGGAATTCAGTTTCGGCATGTAGGATGAGTGATTCGTCGGTTTGTTCTATATTGGCATCAGAGCCTTTAAAGTCAAAACGGGCGACAATTTCGCGGTTTGTTTGGTCAACTGCGTTTGATAATTCGTGCATATCGACTGTAGAAACAATATCAAAGGATGGCATTTTGCTGTCCTATTCGTTTAGGTAATCAGTATAGACAATTTGAAGGTAGCTTGCGGATGGAAAAGGGGCAAGCGGTGTTATGCGGGGGATAGAACTGCCAGTTATACGGATAAACTGGCAGTCTGCACCAATATTTAGTGGCGCGAGAGGCAAATAACTAAATCTGTTTAGATAAGTTATTTGGTTAATGCGTTGGTTATGCTTGGGCAACTGCGCTGTTGTTATCACGCTTAGAAATGATTTTTTCTTTGATACGTGCAGCTTTACCACGTAAGTTGCGCATGTAGTAAAGTTTGGCGCGACGTACATCGCCTCTACGTTTGACTTCAATGCCTGCAACTAAGGGGCTGTGGGTTTGGAAAACCCGTTCTACGCCTTCGCCGTGGGAAATTTTACGGACGGTGAATGCGGAGTTCATGCCACGATTACGTTTAGCAATAACCACGCCCTCAAAGGCTTGTAACCGTTCACGGTCGCCTTCTTTTACTTTTACTTGGACAATAACTGTATCGCCTGCAACAAAGGAGGGGATATTTTGTTTTAGTTGTTCATTTTCTAACATTGCAATGATTGGATTCATTTTATTTTCCCGTCATATTCAGTAATAAATTCATTCAATAACACCTGTTGTTCAGGCTGTAAATTGAGTTTAGCAAGTAAATCTGGTCGTTTTAACCAAGTACGTCCTAGGGCTTGTTTGTGTCGCCACCGTGCAATGTCAGCGTGATGACCATTTAGTAATACCGTTGGAACGTTTTGTGTGTCTATGACTTCTGGGCGCGTGTAGTGCGGACAGTCAAGCAGACCCGCGTAGAAGGAGTCTTCTGTTGCTGAATCGGCATGTCCTAACGCGCCCGGTAGCCAACGGGTCAGGGCATCAATTATGACCATTGCGGCTAGTTCACCACCACTTAACACGTAATCACCAATAGACCATTCTTCATCAACATCGCGTTCAATAACCCGTTCATCAATGCCTTCATAACGTCCTGCAATCAACAGGAGGTTTGAGAATTGTGAGAGGTATTGCACACCTGCTTGGTCTAGTCGTCGTCCTTGCGGGGATAGGTATAGAACACGTGTATTCTCACCTAATTCGTGTTTTGCCGTTTGTATAGCTGTTCGTAATGGATGAACTTGCATCACCATGCCCGGTCCGCCGCCGTAGGGGCGGTCATCTACATGTCGATGCTTGTTATCAGCAAAATCACGCGGATTCCAGTAAGCAAGGCGCAATAAGCCATTTTGCACAGCCCGCGCCGTAATGCCACCACAGGTTAGCGCGGTAAACATTTCAGGAAACAGGGTGATAACACCAATTTGCACGTTAGTCACTGTTTTTGTAGCACGAACTAAAAATCCGTGTCCCATTCAACCTGTATCGTGCGATTTTGTAAGTCAATGGCTTTAATGAATACGTTCAACACAAAAGGAATAAGGCGTTCTTGTTCACCTTTTATAACCAGTACATCGTGTGCACCTGTTTCTAAAAGGTAATCAACTATTCCAAAACACACTCCCTCTTGGTTTATAACGCTTAAACCGATGAGGTCAGACCAGTAATATTCATCCTTTTCTAAAAGATGTAATTGTGTTTGGGCGATAGCGATATCAGCCCCTAACAAGTGTATTGACTGATCACGGTCATCATAACCAACCAGTTTGGCTACAATGCCTTTTCCGTGTTCTTTACCATCTTCTACGATAACTTCACGCCATTGTCCTTGTTGACAAATTTGCCAAGGCGTGTAGGTAAGGATATTAGCCAGCGGGTCTGTGTAGGAATACACTTTAACCCAGCCTCTAACGCCATACAGACCGTTAATGCGTCCTAGCATCACGCGCGTCTGTGATGTCATTATTAGCAAGCCGCTGGGGTTGTATTCTTAGCGTTATCTTTGATAAGTTTAGCAACAACTTCAGAGGGTTGTGCGCCAACACTTAACCAGTAATTAATCCGTGAAACATCTAAACGGATACTTTCTTGTTTTTCTTTTGCAACGGGGTTGTAAAAGCCAATACTTTCTAAGTAATTACCATCACGGCGGCTGCGTGAGTCAGTTACGACAACATGATAAAAAGGACGTTTCTTAGAGCCACCACGGGATAAACGGATTGTAACCATAGCTATTCTGTCACCTTAAGAGCAGTACGCAATAGTGCCTACAAGTTAATGAAAAATTCAAAATTATAGTCGAGAGATGGTCAATAGGGAAGGGGAAAGGTATAATTTCTTATCTTTGGTTCAATGCTGCATTGGCGCAGTATTGTGCAATATATTATAAGTATTAGGTTTATTATTCTACTATCTATTTAACCGATTATGTTGCGTCGATTTGCTTGCCACACCTTCATTAAGGTATGTGTAGAAAGGTCAATATCAACATAATCTGCGGTGCGACTTTCTGACCGCATGATTTTATAGATGGTTTATACTGTTATTCAAACGTTGATAATGGGAGGAATCACTGTAATGGCTGAGGATGCAAACAACGGTGATGACAGCATGGTTGAATATCATCTAAATTACCTTACCGAACAACTCGAAGCGCAACGCAGGAAGATTGATGAGCAGATGAATAGACATATTCGCGATATTCAATCATTAAGTAAACAGATTGCATTGCAGAATCAAGATACTAATGTGGAGTTGTATTCGCAACGCGCGAGACTAACACAGTTAGACGACCAAATTAATGAAATCAGTGAAAGTATTGAACAACAGAGCCAGAATTTATCGCTTGCGATTAGTCAAGTTATAAACACTTTGCCTGACTCTCCGCATGAAACTGTTAAACGTAACAAGGATAAATCATCTTGAGTGTGACCGACCTTTCAACTATTAAACAAGTGCTTGCTGAAGCCGATTTACTTTATTCAACAGATGACGTTAATTGTGCCATTGATGAAATGGCAAAAAAAATCAATCAACAGTTGGCAAATGAATATCCCTTATGTTTAACCGTGATGTTGGGCGGTATGGTATTGGGAGGGCAGCTATTACCGCGTTTAACCTTTTTGTTAGAGGCCGATTATATTCATGCCACCCGTTATCGTGGTGCAACACAAGGCGGGGATGAGCTACATTGGTTAAAAACCCCTGAGCATTCATTGCAAGATAGAACGGTGTTGTTAATAGATGATGTGTTAGATGAAGGGGTTACATTGTCAGCGTTGATTGCTTATTGTCAACAGGCGGGTGCAAAACAAGTATTAACGGCTGTTTTAGTGGATAAACAACGTTCGCGCACAGGGTTACAACAAGCTGATTTTGTTGGATTACAATCGCCAGACCGTTATATTTTTGGCTATGGAATGGACTATAAAGAACAGTTACGCAACGCCTCAGGCATTTATGCGGTAAAAGGATTATGACAAAACTTGCAATTATTGGTGGCACAGGTTTAACCGCTTTAGAGGGCTTAGAAATTACCCATCGACAAGTGTTGTCCACCCCTTACGGGGAAGCCTCTAGCCCGATTATTCATGGTATTTATGCAGGTAAAAAAATTATCTTTCTACCCCGTCATGGCGCACGGCATAACATTCCACCGCATAAAATTAATTATCGGGCAAATATTTGGACACTTAAAGAATTAGGGGTAGAAGCGGTTATTGCGGTTGCGGCGGTTGGTTCTATTCATAAGGCAATGCAGGCAACAGATATTGTTATTCCACATCAACTGATTGACTACACCTATGGACGGGAACACACTTTTTTTGCTGACGATTTATCTCATGTAACCCATATTGATTTCACCGAACCTTATTGTGAACAACTGCGGCAACAATTATTAACCGCTACACAATCACTGGCATGTAAAGTACATACACAAGGGGTTTATGGCGCGACACAAGGACCGCGTTTAGAAAGCAGTGCGGAAATTGACCGTATGGAACGGGATGGTTGTGATATCGTTGGTATGACAGGTATGCCAGAAGCCGCGTTAGCGCGAGAACTCGCCTTGTGTTACGCCAGTTGTGCTGTTGTTGTCAATCCTGCGGCAGGACGAGGATTAAAAGAAATAACAATGGCAGACATTGAGGCAAATCTTGGCGTTGGTATTTTAAACGTGCGTTCTCTGTTGGCAACGTTATTGAAACAGCTTTAAAAACAATCTGATAATTCAATGCTTACAATTTGTAGGTGCATACTTATTCCGTTTGGTCGTACAATTCTTATTGAGAATAAAATTGCGCCTACAATAGTTTATTTAGTCAAATAGTCTCGCCCACTGCTGCAAAAGCTGCACGCAATTGTTCAATCTCCGTTGTGTTATACAATCCCTCACGATAATGCTGTATTGCTTCTGCTACGCGATTTAATTGCAACAACATCATCACCCGCTCATAATCCCGCCCATCTGCTTGTGCAAGATATAGATAAGATTGATAATTTCCCTTTTCTTTTAAAATGCGCAAATAACGACTAATCAACGCATCAGCATCATAAGGTTGATTAGTTTCCTCTGTCGTTGATTCATCCCACATATCCAATTCTGTCTCTTGCCACAAAAGGGTTGTGGTTTCACCCTGTAAAATCTGTTGCAACGGCGGATAATCCCAACCAAAGCGAAGCGCATCAATAGCAGTATCAAATACATAAACCATATAATGCACCAATTGTGTTTGCCAACCTGTTAATTTATTTTGCCATGCTTGACGACTTTTCGCCGATAACGTGGTTTTTAGAAAACTGTCTGCCCATAATTCGCTAACGGCTGATAACAAACGAATATAATTTGCCTGTGCGATAAAATCGGTATGGTTGGCTTTATCTTGTGAAATTTTATGAAAAGTTGTAATTGCAATATCCAACGTGCCAAGTGTAACCGCTTCTAACACAGCTAATGCAGTCTGCCCTTGTTGCGTGTCTAAATAATGCGGAATCGTGGCTAATAATGCGCTTAAATCACCGCCATGACTGGC contains:
- a CDS encoding DUF342 domain-containing protein is translated as MAEDANNGDDSMVEYHLNYLTEQLEAQRRKIDEQMNRHIRDIQSLSKQIALQNQDTNVELYSQRARLTQLDDQINEISESIEQQSQNLSLAISQVINTLPDSPHETVKRNKDKSS
- the rpsP gene encoding 30S ribosomal protein S16; this encodes MVTIRLSRGGSKKRPFYHVVVTDSRSRRDGNYLESIGFYNPVAKEKQESIRLDVSRINYWLSVGAQPSEVVAKLIKDNAKNTTPAAC
- the rplS gene encoding 50S ribosomal protein L19, with protein sequence MNPIIAMLENEQLKQNIPSFVAGDTVIVQVKVKEGDRERLQAFEGVVIAKRNRGMNSAFTVRKISHGEGVERVFQTHSPLVAGIEVKRRGDVRRAKLYYMRNLRGKAARIKEKIISKRDNNSAVAQA
- a CDS encoding YajQ family cyclic di-GMP-binding protein, encoding MPSFDIVSTVDMHELSNAVDQTNREIVARFDFKGSDANIEQTDESLILHAETEFQLQQIADILHIKLAKRGIDLAALDPKEAEIQNRRARQTWLIKQGIPSELAKKIVKLIKDKKIKVQAAIQGDEVRVTGKKRDDLQEAISLLKSQNLEQPLQFTNFRD
- a CDS encoding S-methyl-5'-thioinosine phosphorylase; translated protein: MTKLAIIGGTGLTALEGLEITHRQVLSTPYGEASSPIIHGIYAGKKIIFLPRHGARHNIPPHKINYRANIWTLKELGVEAVIAVAAVGSIHKAMQATDIVIPHQLIDYTYGREHTFFADDLSHVTHIDFTEPYCEQLRQQLLTATQSLACKVHTQGVYGATQGPRLESSAEIDRMERDGCDIVGMTGMPEAALARELALCYASCAVVVNPAAGRGLKEITMADIEANLGVGILNVRSLLATLLKQL
- a CDS encoding IS630 transposase-related protein translates to MKQEENLTLAAVAKRFQIAIASVVRWSKVLEAKGTRNRPTKIDMEALRQDVALYPDAYHYERAARFGITEGGIRHALKRLGISRKKNPQTPQSQPRSTASLSR
- a CDS encoding thioredoxin fold domain-containing protein; protein product: MRIRFILALLALSANSWATSELATPSTSTTAEPIAIQPMQDPVVTPATPAAPLEQHAEKKTDATIPPVLREALKRLIGAEKLDQVKLAPAPIKNMYEVTVGSEVIYISEDGGHVIVGDIRDTKTGTNLTEQKRNNLRATAINSLDEKDMIIFTPKGKTLFTINVFTDVDCGYCRKLHQEVPKLNELGIKVRYLAFPRAGVGSETYQTMVSVWCADDKNAALTAAKNQQSVKPAQCDNPIAKEYELGQQLGVNGTPALVLSDGELLPGYVPADRLVAYLMQKSVPSLSKASSN
- a CDS encoding IS630 family transposase, with the protein product MNRYKQSNRQIVFIDESGFAHDMPRRFGYAPIGKRCFGTQDWNAKGRTNVIGALLNFCLLTVSLVSGTINSDVFFAWITQDLLPKLPQNSVIVMDNATFHKRSDIQQAILDAGHLLEYLPPYSPDLNPIEHKWAQAKTLRKQQHCSIDELFLLNSI
- a CDS encoding hypoxanthine-guanine phosphoribosyltransferase, producing the protein MTDLSTIKQVLAEADLLYSTDDVNCAIDEMAKKINQQLANEYPLCLTVMLGGMVLGGQLLPRLTFLLEADYIHATRYRGATQGGDELHWLKTPEHSLQDRTVLLIDDVLDEGVTLSALIAYCQQAGAKQVLTAVLVDKQRSRTGLQQADFVGLQSPDRYIFGYGMDYKEQLRNASGIYAVKGL
- the rimM gene encoding ribosome maturation factor RimM (Essential for efficient processing of 16S rRNA), yielding MTSQTRVMLGRINGLYGVRGWVKVYSYTDPLANILTYTPWQICQQGQWREVIVEDGKEHGKGIVAKLVGYDDRDQSIHLLGADIAIAQTQLHLLEKDEYYWSDLIGLSVINQEGVCFGIVDYLLETGAHDVLVIKGEQERLIPFVLNVFIKAIDLQNRTIQVEWDTDF
- the trmD gene encoding tRNA (guanosine(37)-N1)-methyltransferase TrmD, which produces MTNVQIGVITLFPEMFTALTCGGITARAVQNGLLRLAYWNPRDFADNKHRHVDDRPYGGGPGMVMQVHPLRTAIQTAKHELGENTRVLYLSPQGRRLDQAGVQYLSQFSNLLLIAGRYEGIDERVIERDVDEEWSIGDYVLSGGELAAMVIIDALTRWLPGALGHADSATEDSFYAGLLDCPHYTRPEVIDTQNVPTVLLNGHHADIARWRHKQALGRTWLKRPDLLAKLNLQPEQQVLLNEFITEYDGKIK